One part of the Streptomyces ferrugineus genome encodes these proteins:
- a CDS encoding acyl-CoA dehydrogenase family protein, whose protein sequence is MSAAPTKPTVTEREAREVAEAARQQEWRKPSFAKELFLGRFRLDLIHPHPMPTDEAAQRGEEFLAKLRDFIESKVDGALIERESRIPDEVINGLKELGALGMKIDTKYGGLGLTQVYYNKALTLAGSASPAIGVLLSAHQSIGVPQPLKLFGTPEQKETFLPRCARTDISAFLLTEPDVGSDPARLATSAVPDGDDYILDGVKLWTTNGVVADLLVVMARVPKSEGHKGGITAFVVETNSPGITVENRNAFMGLRGIENGVTRFHQVRVPAANRIGPEGAGLKIALTTLNTGRLSLPASCVAAGKWCLKIAREWSAAREQWGKPIAHHEAVGSKISFIAATTFALEAVTDLASQMADEDRNDIRIEGALAKLYASEMAWTIADELVQIRGGRGFETADSLRARGERGVPAEQVLRDLRINRIFEGSTEIMHLLIAREAVDAHLSVAGDLIDPDKSLQDKAKAGANAGVFYAKWLPKLVAGQGQLPYTYGEFKHGIDLSAHLRYVERTSRKLARSTFYGMSRWQGRMETKQGFLGRVVDIGAELFAMSATCVRAEHLRARGEHGREAYQLADAFCRQSRLRVEELFGRLWSNTDDLDRKVVKGVMSGTYEWLESGIVDPSDDGGVWIADATPGPSAQENVHRPIR, encoded by the coding sequence ATGTCCGCAGCACCCACCAAACCCACCGTCACCGAACGTGAGGCACGCGAGGTGGCGGAGGCGGCCCGGCAGCAGGAGTGGCGCAAGCCCAGCTTCGCCAAGGAACTGTTCCTCGGCCGCTTCCGCCTCGACCTCATCCACCCGCACCCGATGCCCACCGACGAGGCCGCCCAGCGCGGCGAGGAGTTCCTCGCCAAGCTGCGGGACTTCATCGAGTCGAAGGTCGACGGCGCCCTGATCGAGCGCGAGTCCCGGATCCCCGACGAGGTGATCAACGGGCTCAAGGAACTCGGCGCCCTCGGCATGAAGATCGACACCAAGTACGGCGGCCTCGGCCTCACGCAGGTGTACTACAACAAGGCGCTGACCCTGGCCGGCTCGGCCAGCCCCGCGATCGGCGTGCTGCTCTCGGCCCATCAGTCGATCGGCGTACCGCAGCCGCTGAAGCTGTTCGGCACCCCCGAGCAGAAGGAGACCTTCCTCCCGCGCTGCGCCCGCACCGACATCAGCGCCTTCCTGCTGACCGAGCCGGACGTCGGCTCCGACCCGGCCCGCCTCGCCACTTCCGCGGTGCCGGACGGTGACGACTACATCCTCGACGGCGTGAAGCTCTGGACGACCAACGGCGTGGTCGCCGACCTCCTCGTCGTCATGGCCCGCGTGCCCAAGTCCGAGGGGCACAAGGGCGGCATCACCGCCTTCGTCGTGGAGACCAACTCACCCGGCATCACCGTCGAGAACCGCAACGCCTTCATGGGTCTGCGCGGCATCGAGAACGGCGTCACCCGCTTCCACCAGGTCCGCGTCCCCGCGGCGAACCGGATCGGCCCGGAGGGCGCCGGCCTGAAGATCGCCCTGACCACGCTCAACACCGGTCGGCTCTCGCTCCCCGCGTCCTGCGTCGCGGCCGGCAAGTGGTGCCTGAAGATCGCCCGCGAGTGGTCGGCGGCGCGCGAGCAGTGGGGCAAGCCGATCGCCCACCACGAGGCCGTCGGCTCGAAGATCTCCTTCATCGCGGCCACCACCTTCGCCCTGGAGGCCGTCACCGACCTCGCCTCCCAGATGGCCGACGAGGACCGCAACGACATCCGCATCGAAGGCGCCCTCGCCAAGCTGTACGCCTCCGAGATGGCCTGGACGATCGCCGACGAACTCGTCCAGATCCGCGGCGGCCGCGGCTTCGAGACCGCCGACTCCCTCAGGGCCCGGGGCGAGCGCGGCGTCCCCGCCGAACAGGTCCTGCGCGACCTGCGCATCAACCGCATCTTCGAGGGCTCGACGGAGATCATGCACCTCCTGATCGCCCGCGAGGCCGTCGACGCCCACCTCTCGGTCGCCGGCGACCTCATCGACCCCGACAAGTCCCTCCAGGACAAGGCCAAGGCGGGCGCGAACGCCGGTGTCTTCTACGCCAAGTGGCTGCCCAAGCTGGTCGCGGGCCAGGGGCAACTGCCGTACACCTACGGCGAGTTCAAGCACGGCATCGACCTCTCCGCGCACCTGCGCTACGTCGAGCGCACCTCCCGCAAGCTCGCCCGCTCCACCTTCTACGGCATGTCCCGCTGGCAGGGCCGCATGGAGACCAAGCAGGGCTTCCTCGGCCGGGTCGTCGACATCGGCGCCGAGCTGTTCGCCATGAGCGCGACCTGCGTCCGCGCCGAGCACCTGCGCGCCCGGGGCGAGCACGGCCGCGAGGCCTACCAGCTCGCCGACGCCTTCTGCCGCCAGTCCCGGCTGCGTGTCGAGGAACTCTTCGGCCGCCTGTGGTCCAACACCGACGACCTCGACCGCAAGGTGGTCAAGGGCGTGATGTCGGGCACGTACGAGTGGCTGGAGTCGGGCATCGTCGACCCGTCGGACGACGGCGGCGTGTGGATCGCGGACGCGACACCGGGCCCCAGCGCCCAGGAGAACGTGCACCGCCCGATCAGGTGA